The following is a genomic window from Flavobacterium crassostreae.
GAATCTATATATAAGCATATTTATAGGTCTAGGCAGTCTACTTTAGGCAAAAAACTAATCAAACTTCTCCCCTATCATCATCACAAAAGACGAGACAAAAGAAAATTTGGTAAAAAAAGAACACGGATCAAAGACCAAGTCAGTATTGACCTAAGACCTATTGAAATTGAAAAACGTCTGGAAGCAGGGCACTTAGAAGGTGATTTGATGATTGGTGTCGGACACAAAAGTGCCATTGGAACCATCGTAGATAGGAAAACTAGATATGTTATTATTGTACCAATCAGCAACAGAAAATCAAAAACAGTAACTCATGAATTTGCAAAGCTGTTAAATAAACATCCTCAATACCTCAGAAAACCAATGACTTACGATAACGGAATGGAAATGGCTAATCATAAATGGCTCTCTGAAAAGACTGGAATGGATATTTATTTTGCACATCCTTACTCCTCATGGGAAAGAGGCACAAATGAAAATACTAATGGACTAATTAGAAGGTTTTTACCCAAAGGAACCGACTTTAACACAATAACTACTGAAGAGCTGAAACGAATAGAAAACAACCTAAATAACAGACCTAGAAAGGTTTTAGGTTTCAAAACACCTAATGAAATGAGGAACCAAGAAATTAATAAAATCAGTAACACACAGACTTAATTTTGGAAATAACTTTTGGCTCCTTAAAAAGCCAAAAAAGTTATTCTAAAATTAAGTACATTATCTAAGAAAAATACTAAATTTGATTTATTAAAAATAACTAACGATGTTGCGCTAGACCCTTGAATCCGCCAAAATGAGAAATATGAAAATAATTTATTTGATGTTACTTTTTGCATTTATTAGTTGCGGAAAATCAACT
Proteins encoded in this region:
- a CDS encoding IS30 family transposase, translating into MEKKYKRLSLEERIIIETLLKENRTENYIGKQLNRNRSTITREVNLWVRNPTDIYKADLAHWYALETNKNKRTQDKINSYPKLKIFVYRSLLKGTSPELMAGQIKLLYPNDPIMSISYESIYKHIYRSRQSTLGKKLIKLLPYHHHKRRDKRKFGKKRTRIKDQVSIDLRPIEIEKRLEAGHLEGDLMIGVGHKSAIGTIVDRKTRYVIIVPISNRKSKTVTHEFAKLLNKHPQYLRKPMTYDNGMEMANHKWLSEKTGMDIYFAHPYSSWERGTNENTNGLIRRFLPKGTDFNTITTEELKRIENNLNNRPRKVLGFKTPNEMRNQEINKISNTQT